The sequence below is a genomic window from Streptomyces sp. V1I1.
CAGATCGACAGTCGTCATCACCCCAGCCTACGTGGGCCCTCCTCGTCGAGCAGGCCCGCGTCATGCGCCAACAGAGCGATCTGGACACGGTTGTTGAGGTCCAGTTTGGCCAGGATGCGGGAGACATGGGCCTTCACGGGCACGCTCATATAGAGGGTCGCGGCGATCTCCGCGTTGGACTGGCGAGCGTGGGCTGCGGCCGGTCGGCCCCGTCGCCGTCGCCGGGTGCGCGCAGCACGCCGATGATCTCGCGCAGGTCCTGGAGCGCCTCGTGCGCGCTGTCGCGGATCACTCCGGCGGCCCGGGCGACTTCGGCCGGTGGCGCGTCCGGCCGGAATTCGAGGGCGCCCGCGTGGACGCTGAGGAGGGTCAGCCGGTGGGCGAGCACATCGTGCATCTCGCGGGCGATGGCCTCGCGGGCGAGCCGCTGGGCGTGCTCGGCGCGCAGCTCGGCCTCGGTCTCGGCCCGCCGGGCGCGCTCGCGCAGCGCGACGACGAGCTGGCGTTGGGCGCGTACGAGCATGCCCCAGCCGATCACCAGCAGGATGAGGATCACGCTGGTGACGAGCGAGGCCAGGTAGGACATGGTCGGATCGGGGCGGACGGCGGCGGCGACGGCCGAGCCCGCGAAGGCGAGGGCCCCGACGACCGCGACGGGCTTGAAGGGGCGGTGCACGGCGAGGCTGAACAGAGCCACCAGCATCGCGCCGGCGGCGACCGGCGACAGCACGGACACGACGAGCAGGGTGATGGCGAGCCCGAGCGGCGCGCGCCGCCGCGCCCACAGCGCACAGCAAGCCGCGGCGCCCACCAGCTGATCGGCGAAGACGACGAGTTCGGAGTTGCCCGCCTGTTGGCCGGCCTCGGAGGCGAGCAGGCCGACGATGGCGGCGAGGACGAACGCGAGGGTGTCGACGACCCAGTCGCGTACGGTACGGCGCGGCCTGGTCCTGCCCCGGCCGCCGCCATCGCCGGGGCGGTCCGGGTCCAGGGGATCGGACATGGCTGAGGGCAGCAGCCAGGGGTACTCCGTGCGCGTCATATCGATAAATCTACGCAGGTGGGAGCCCCGCGGTGGCCGCCTGGACGAGGGAAGCTACCAAAGTCGCGCAGGCTCAGACTTTCGGCGTGCGCACCGCATGCCGACGGCCGACGCGGGCTCCGCCGCGTCCCCGCGAGGCTCGCCGCATGAGGAAAATCTTCGAGGCGGTCGGCTTCGTCCTGATGGTCTGGGGCGTGGCCGGTCTGGTCCATGAGTTCACCGGCTGGTTCCGCATCTGGGTGGTGGTGCGGTACCTGGACTTCCTCGACGGCTACGAGATCTTCGCGAACATCGTGCTGGCGGTGCTGGGACTCGCGCTGCTGGTGGCCTCGGACCGCGGCGGCAATCGCGTCTAGGCACCGGGGCCGGTTTCAACCGGTGAGGATGGCGATGCGGCCGGACCAGGTCGGGTCGTTGAGCTGCGAGAGCATGAAGTGGGCGACGTCCGCTCGGCTGATGCGGGGCATGCCCTTGAAGTCGAAACGCTCACCGACGCGGTAGGCGCCGGTGAAGGGCTGGTTGGTCAGCGTCACCGGGTAGACGAGCGTCACGTCGAGGGCTCTGGCGAGGAGCTTGCGGTCCGCCTGCTCCTTGTCGGCGAAGAGCTTCCTCAGCATGGTGCGGTAGAAGAGCCGCTGCGGCAGCGAGGCTTGCGCGTAGGTCCGGCCGACGCCGAAGGCGGAGAGGAAGATCAGGCGGCCGACTCCCGCTTCATGCAGGGCGGGGATGATCGCGTCCACGGTCCGGCCGACGATGTCGGACGTCAGGCTCTTCCCCGATCCCATCGTGCTCAGTACCGCGTCCTGGCCCACAGCGGCTTTGGCGACCTCCTGTCCGTCGGTGACATCACCGACAAGCACGGTCAGCCGGTCGTCGGGCTGCGAAAGCTTTTCCGGACTGCGGACGAGCGCGGTGACGTGATGGCCCTCGTCGACGGCCTGGGCGGCCACTTGCAGGCCGGTGGGCCCGGTCGCGCCGAGAAGCAGGAGTTTCATGTCGGACTCCCGACCCGGTACAGGTCAACCCATCTGCGCTTTGACGTGATCGACCACGTCGTTGAACTCCTTGGTCGGTGAGAAGTCGATGTACTCGCAGTCCTCGAGCGCTTCCGGGACATGACCCGGCGGCCAGTAGAAGGCCTGTCCTGCTTCGTAGATCTCGTCGCCGTGCTGCGTCCGCATCTTCAGCCGCCCCTTGAACAGGTAACCCCAGTGGGGGCAGGGACAAAGATCCTCGGGCATGCCCTTCATCGCAGGCCCCATGTCCGTGCCCTGGGGAAACCGCACAAAGGCGACGGTCATCTCTCCCCCCACGTCCTGCATCCGCAGCTCCACACCGCCCCCTTCGATCGCGATGGGAGTGTCGTTCCGTGTCGTCGCCGTCATGACTGCGCTCCTCCTTCTCCGGCTTCACCGGCTGCTCCGGCTTCACCGGCTTCACCGGCTTCACCGGCTTCACCGGCTTCACCGGCTGCTCCGGCTGCTCCGGTCTGCTGGCCCCCGGGAAAGCTCCCTCTCCTCCAGCCTGTGCCCGACGGCTGCGGTGCGCGACATCTGGGTCACTTCCGGTCGGCGGCCTCGGTCAGCCGGGCGACCTCCGCCGCGTGCTCGCTCATGCGGTTGCTGACGCTGCCCCCCGTGTAGAGCGCGGCCCCGACGACGGAGACCGGCACGGACAGCCCGATGACCCCGAGGAGTTCGGGCCAGTCCCGCTCCGCCGTGCACTTCGAGCCGTTCCCGGCCCCCCTGTTGGCGGTGGACTGGTCCGTGAAGAGCCGCGCCTCGCACTCCGTATCGCCGTACTTGCCCTCGATCTCGTACGGCATGAGCAGCAGCACGGCGAACCACACCCACAGCAACGCGGCGACCGAGAGCAGACCGAAGCCCCAGCTCTGGGCGCGCTTGGCACGCTCGCGGAACTCCATGTCGTACGTCAATGATCGCATGGCGCACGAACCTAGCAAGCGGTCCGGCCGTCCGCGCGGCGGCCCAGCAGCATCAGCTTGAGTGCTACGCGCCTTCGTCGAGCTCGTACGTGCCGTACTGGGGGCGGCCCTCCAGCTCGTACGTGTGGATGGCCACGCCGGTGCCCGTGGTGCGCGATGCGGCATGCCGGAACGCGGTGGGAACCGCGCCGTCCGCGAAGAAACGACGGCCCTTTCCCAGCACGACGGGGAAGACGAGCAGGTTGAGCGTGTCGATCAGGTCGTGCTTCATAAGGGACTGGGCAAGGCCGCCGCTGCCGTGGATCTGCAGCTCCCCGTCCGTGCGCTCCTTGATCGCGGCGACCTCTTTGACGAGGTCGCCGCCGATGACGGTGGTGCCCTCCCAGTCGGCCTCGTCGAGCGTGGTCGACGCGACGTACTTCGGCAGGGTGTTGAGCCGCGAAGCGACCGGGTCGTCGGGGTCGGTCACCTTGGGCCAGTAGCCGGCGAAGATCTCGTACGTACGGCGGCCGAGCAGGAAGGCGCCGGCCCGGTCGAAGACCTCGGTGATGAACCGGCCGAAGTCCTCGTCTCCGTACGGTACGGACCAGCCACCGAGGTCGAAGCCGTCGCTGGGATCCTCGTTCGGACCGCCGGGGGCCTGCATCACGCCGTCGAGCGTGACAAAAGTGGTGATCGAGAGCTGTGCCATGGCAGTTGCCTGCTTTCGGAAGTGCTTTCGGGAGTGCGGTGCTGGAGTTCGGTATTCCGGTCCATCAGCTCAGACCTAGCCCGCGCCGGGAATTCATCGGTCGGGCCGGGCTGTGGGTGGAGGGACACACACGGATTCAACGTCCGTTTGCCGCCAGACCCGAGGAGGCGGGGCCGCTTTCCTTGAAGTCGTAACCACTACTGACATAAGGGGTACGGATGTCCAGGACGGCTTTGGTGACCGGTGGCAGCCGCGGCATAGGGGCGGCGATCGCGCTGCAGATGGCACAGGAGGGGGTCGATGTGGCGATCACCTATGTGCGGGACGAGGAGGCCGCCCAGGAGGTGGTCCGCAAGATCGAGGCGGCAGGGCGGCGAGGCCTCGCGCTGCGCTCCGACGCGGCGGACGCGGAGGCGGCCCGCGCGGTCGTCGGCCAGGTCGTGGACCGGCTCGGAAGCATCGACATCCTGGTCAACAACGCGGGCGTCGGGCGGCTCGGTCCGGTCGAAAGCCTCGCGCCGGCAGATGTGGACGAGGTACTCGACGTGAATGTGCGGGCGGTGTTCCTCGTCTCGCAGGCGGCGGCAGCGCGGATGGGTCGC
It includes:
- a CDS encoding NAD(P)-dependent oxidoreductase, which gives rise to MKLLLLGATGPTGLQVAAQAVDEGHHVTALVRSPEKLSQPDDRLTVLVGDVTDGQEVAKAAVGQDAVLSTMGSGKSLTSDIVGRTVDAIIPALHEAGVGRLIFLSAFGVGRTYAQASLPQRLFYRTMLRKLFADKEQADRKLLARALDVTLVYPVTLTNQPFTGAYRVGERFDFKGMPRISRADVAHFMLSQLNDPTWSGRIAILTG
- a CDS encoding SDR family oxidoreductase, with protein sequence MSRTALVTGGSRGIGAAIALQMAQEGVDVAITYVRDEEAAQEVVRKIEAAGRRGLALRSDAADAEAARAVVGQVVDRLGSIDILVNNAGVGRLGPVESLAPADVDEVLDVNVRAVFLVSQAAAARMGRGGRIISIGSCMTKYVPGPGGTLYAMSKAALTGLTKALARELGSRGITANLVHPGPIDTAMNPADGPYAEPQKAGTALGRFGSASEVASMVAYLASDEAAYVTGAELSVDGGHAA
- a CDS encoding dihydrofolate reductase family protein, with product MAQLSITTFVTLDGVMQAPGGPNEDPSDGFDLGGWSVPYGDEDFGRFITEVFDRAGAFLLGRRTYEIFAGYWPKVTDPDDPVASRLNTLPKYVASTTLDEADWEGTTVIGGDLVKEVAAIKERTDGELQIHGSGGLAQSLMKHDLIDTLNLLVFPVVLGKGRRFFADGAVPTAFRHAASRTTGTGVAIHTYELEGRPQYGTYELDEGA